A single Populus alba chromosome 7, ASM523922v2, whole genome shotgun sequence DNA region contains:
- the LOC118059614 gene encoding TMV resistance protein N-like yields MTESDSSRSRPQGAYDVFLSFRGEDTRKTFTDHLYTALVQAGIHTFRDDDELPRGKEISQHLLEAIQESKISIVVFSKGYASSRWCLDELVEILKCKYRKTGQIALPIFYDIDPSDVRKQTGSFAEAFVKHEERSKEKVKEWREALKEAGNLSGWNLKDMANGREAKFVQEIIKDVLTKLDPKYLHVPKHLVGIDPLAHNFFHFLSTATDDVRIVGLHGMPGIGKTTIAKFVFNQLCYGYGYGFEGISFLLNVKEKSEPNDLVLVQQQLLHDILRQNTEKINSVDRGKVLIKERLCRKRVLVVVDDVDHLDQLNALMGERSWFGSGSRVIITTSDERLLLEADQRYQVQELHRGDSLQLFCQHAFRDTKPAKDYVGLSNDVVEYCGGLPLALEVLGSCLIGKNQARWESVINRLRKFPNREIQKKLRISFDTLDEPTLKNTFLDIACFFIGGEKEYVAKVLEGRSGYNLEEDLGTLIERSLIKVHDSGTISMHDLLRGMGREIVKEESPENPARRSRIWSQEDTWKVLKMQMGTEAVKGLTLDVTRSEDKSLSTGSFTKMKFLKLLQINGVDLTGSFERLSKVLTWICWLECPLRFLPSDISLDYVVVIDMKYSNIRELWKEKKILNTLKIIDLSYSKNLIKTPNLHSSSLEKLLLEGCSSLVEVHQSIGHSKSLVCLNISGCSELKELPECMSDIEFFTELLADGINNEQFLSSIGHLKCVRKLSLRGHCNRNLPYRPSPNSSWISAFLLAPTSTIWRVLGKLKLVNYGLSERATNSVDFGGLSSLEELDLSRNNFFSLPSGIGILFMLRLLRVKHCSNLVSIPELPSNLEHLDTEGCESMRTVRLPIQAKKYLNLVLYTCPDLIEIQGMKGLSNHGWIMRSVPNYKSSNNYKKSLVEALCYGGYGYQILFNRCYTFSHRDKFTTIPNWFSYRGKGSSLSFHIPPVFQGLVVGVVCQGSIGSSGTTRLEYKAIIKNKCNDIQLFEGTLYEGGCRSWLRYISISEMAMKEYCEDEELELFVELLDMLDSLREYTEVFECGIHVIVEKPDAFEGSEWDHESEVGRDRVIPAPPYLSQYMLYNFIENDGKQGLSNLSKNTKDWLLERIFNYHYREYFIPFKAFMVPKDYSMIPNWFSYSGEGCSLSFNILPDFEGLLIWVICSGGGCQEYKAIIKNKSNSIQLFEATHARPYFRGRWVIVISKLEMAMEKYCGDDGLELHVILRSENNEVVRCGIHVIETHPFGRSIYDATRALDHDIYNQESFEGSEGDHDIDYYETSFEGSGSSDHEIDNQQSEVESDITIPSSPYHLLHHPRHGSMRFSTRQQWKAFFDSGVQPMENHNHAKIFT; encoded by the exons ATGACAGAGTCAGATTCTTCTCGATCTCGACCACAAGGGGCCTATGATGTCTTTTTGAGTTTTAGAGGAGAAGATACTCGCAAGACATTTACAGATCATCTATATACTGCCTTAGTCCAAGCAGGAATCCACACTTttcgagatgatgatgaacttcCTAGAGGAAAAGAAATCTCCCAACATCTCCTCGaggcaattcaagaatcaaagatatCTATAGTGGTCTTCTCAAAAGGATATGCTTCTTCTAGATGGTGTCTTGATGAACTTGTGGAGATTCTGAAGTGTAAATATAGGAAAACTGGTCAAATTGCTCTTCCTATATTCTATGACATCGATCCTTCAGATGTGAGAAAACAGACCGGTAGTTTTGCAGAAGCATTTGTTAAACATGAAGAACGTTCTAAAGAGAAGGTGAAGGAGTGGAGAGAAGCTCTTAAGGAGGCAGGAAATCTATCTGGTTGGAATCTCAAAGATATGGCAAATGG GCGTGAAGCAAAATTTGTCCAAGAGATTATCAAGGATGTGCTGACTAAATTGGACCCCAAGTACTTACATGTTCCGAAGCACCTAGTAGGTATTGATCCGCTTGCTCACAATTTTTTTCACTTCCTAAGTACTGCAACAGATGATGTACGCATTGTGGGCTTACATGGGATGCCAGGAATAGGAAAGACGACTATAGCAAAATTTGTATTTAATCAACTCTGCTATGGCTATGGATATGGATTCGAGggaatctcttttcttttgaatgtcaaagaaaaatcagaacctaatgatttggttcttgTACAACAACAActacttcatgatattttaagaCAAAATACTGAGAAGATCAATAGTGTTGATAGAGGAAAGGTTCTGATTAAAGAACGCCTCTGCCGcaaaagagttcttgttgttgttgatgatgtggATCATCTGGACCAATTAAATGCTTTGATGGGAGAGCGAAGCTGGTTTGGTTCCGGAAGCAGGGTGATAATTACAACTAGTGATGAGCGCTTACTTCTTGAAGCTGATCAAAGATACCAGGTTCAAGAATTGCACCGGGGTGACTCCCTTCAGCTATTCTGTCAGCATGCGTTTAGGGACACCAAGCCAGCAAAAGATTATGTTGGGCTTTCGAATGATGTAGTTGAATACTGTGGAGGACTTCCTTTAGCTCTTGAGGTTTTAGGTTCTTGTTTGATTGGGAAAAACCAAGCTAGATGGGAATCTGTAATTAATAGATTGAGAAAATTTCCAAACCGTGAAATTCAGAAAAAACTTAGAATAAGTTTTGACACACTGGATGAACCTACACTAAAGAATACATTTCTTGATATTGCATGCTTCTTTATTGGTGGAGAGAAAGAATATGTAGCCAAAGTGCTAGAAGGACGATCTGGTTACAATCTAGAAGAAGATTTGGGAACTCTCATTGAAAGGTCTTTGATTAAAGTTCATGATTCTGGAACGATAAGCATGCATGATCTATTACGAGGGATGGGAAGGGAGATCGTTAAGGAAGAGTCACCTGAAAATCCTGCGCGAAGGAGCAGAATTTGGAGTCAAGAGGATACGTGGAAAGTACTCAAGATGCAGATG ggAACAGAAGCTGTAAAGGGCCTTACACTGGATGTGACAAGATCAGAAGACAAATCACTAAGCACAGGATCATttacaaaaatgaaatttttaaaattactccAAATCAACGGAGTAGATCTCACCGGATCTTTCGAACGGCTTTCTAAAGTGTTGACGTGGATTTGTTGGCTTGAATGTCCTCTGAGATTTTTACCATCCGACATTTCACTAGACTACGTAGTTGTTATTGATATGAAGTATAGTAACATCAGAGAActatggaaggaaaaaaag ATTCTCAACACTCTAAAGATCATTGATCTCAGTTATTCAAAGAACCTTATAAAAACACCAAACCTGCACAGTTCAAGTCTAGAAAAACTACTGCTTGAAGGTTGCTCAAGTTTAGTTGAGGTACATCAATCTATTGGACATTCAAAGTCTCTTGTGTGTTTGAATATTTCGGGGTGTTCAGAACTTAAGGAGCTGCCGGAGTGCATGAGTGATATTGAGTTCTTCACTGAGCTTCTAGCAGATGGAATTAACAACGAGCAATTTCTCTCTTCAATTGGACATTTAAAGTGTGTGAGGAAGTTGTCATTGCGCGGACACTGCAACAGGAACTTACCATATCGGCCTTCACCAAATTCTTCTTGGATTTCAGCTTTTCTGCTAGCTCCAACTTCCACTATTTGGAGAGTATTGGGAAAGTTAAAACTTGTAAATTATGGTTTGTCTGAACGTGCAACTAATTCTGTTGATTTTGGAGGTTTGTCCTCTCTCGAAGAATTGGATCTATCAAGAAACAATTTCTTCAGTCTGCCTTCTGGCATTGGTATCCTTTTTATGCTGCGGCTTTTGAGAGTTAAGCATTGCAGCAATCTTGTGTCAATCCCAGAGCTTCCCTCAAATTTAGAACATTTGGATACAGAAGGTTGCGAATCAATGCGAACTGTAAGACTACCAATCCAggcaaaaaaatatctaaatctgGTTCTATATACTTGTCCGGATTTAATAGAGATTCAAGGCATGAAAGGTCTAAGTAATCATGGCTGGATTATGCGCTCTGTTCCCAACTACAAGTcatcaaataattataagaaaagtcTTGTTGAG gcaTTATGCTACGGTGGTTATGGGTATCAAATTCTCTTCAATCGTTGTTATACGTTCAGCCACAGAGATAAGTTCACTACGATTCCAAATTGGTTTAGCTACCGAGGAAAAGGAAGttcattatcatttcatataCCTCCAGTTTTCCAAGGCTTGGTCGTTGGGGTTGTCTGTCAAGGCTCGATTGGTAGTTCTGGTACCACCAGATTGGAGTATAAggctattataaaaaataaatgcaacgATATTCAATTGTTTGAAGGAACGTTATACGAAGGTGGCTGTAGAAGTTGGTTGAGATACATAAGTATAAGTGAGATGGCAATGAAAGAGTATTGTGAAGATGAGGAATTGGAACTGTTCGTGGAACTTCTGGACATGCTCGATAGTTTGAGAGAATACACTGAAGTGTTTGAATGTGGGATCCATGTGATAGTTGAAAAGCCAGATGCATTTGAAGGGTCAGAGTGGGATCATGAGTCTGAAGTTGGAAGAGATAGAGTAATACCTGCACCACCATATCTATCTCAATATATGCTTTACAATTTCATTGAGAATGACGGCAAGCAAGGTCTgagtaatttatcaaaaaatactaAGGACTGGCTTCTTGAG aGAATCTTCAATTATCATTATCGCGAGTATTTTATTCCCTTCAAGGCTTTTATGGTTCCcaaagattattctatgattcCAAATTGGTTCAGCTATAGTGGAGAAGGATGTTcgttatcatttaatatacttCCAGATTTCGAAGGCTTGCTCATTTGGGTTATCTGTTCAGGTGGTGGTTGTCAAGAATACAAggctattataaaaaataaaagcaacagTATACAATTGTTCGAAGCTACACATGCAAGACCCTATTTCCGTGGTAGGTGGGTAATAGTCATAAGTAAACTTGAGATGGCAATGGAAAAATATTGTGGAGATGATGGATTGGAACTACATGTGATATTGCGGTCCGAAAACAATGAAGTGGTACGATGTGGGATCCATGTGATAGAGACACATCCATTTGGACGGAGCATATACGATGCAACTCGAGCGTTGGATCATGACATTTACAACCAAGAGTCTTTTGAAGGTTCAGAGGGGGATCATGACATTGACTACTACGAGACTTCATTTGAAGGGTCAGGATCGTCAGATCATGAGATTGACAACCAACAGTCCGAAGTTGAAAGCGATATAACGATACCTTCATCACCATATCATCTGCTTCACCATCCCCGTCATGGTTCAATGAGATTTTCTACAAGGCAGCAGTGGAAAGCTTTTTTTGATTCGGGGGTTCAGCCTATGGAAAATCATAACCATGCAAAAATTTTCACCTGA